A single genomic interval of Spirosoma linguale DSM 74 harbors:
- a CDS encoding protein of unknown function DUF214 (PFAM: protein of unknown function DUF214~KEGG: sde:Sde_0330 acetylornithine deacetylase ArgE), giving the protein MLRNYLKIAFRNLTKHKVSTLINLFGLTLGVTACLVIYLITNYELSYDTTHPNRDRIYRVVGEAQYGAAGEKHPVGFVPSPVPLAMRTEVAGLETVAAFHNIESDVLIPNGKEKPTRFESRRRTGGTADIIVAEPQYFDIFTYQWLAGNPKTAMQEPFKVVLSERKARTYFGDIPLTSILGREVIYQDSVHVSVSGIVKDGAQPTDFTFTDFISFPTIRASQLKREINLDQWNDIWSASQAFVKLPAGTTPAQLATSFRQFSIRHFQGEMKFIPALQPLSDLHFNADYDDNYSRKAHLPTLYGLMGVAAFILLIAAINFINLATAQSMQRAKEIGVRKVLGSSRKSLILQFLSETVLLTCVAVIIALLIVKPILTGLTSLTPTGLSVNLLNPKTLLFLVAVLVSTSLLAGLYPSVLLSSYVPALTLKGQNALKGGQKGYLRKGLIVFQFTVSLAFIIGTLMVGRQLSFMRHKDLGFSTDAIIEVNTLRDDKSLVLAERIKKLADVDRVTMQWFPPMGQSYMVTKLKYRGRKEIEMDVSAKVGDENFIPLYQLRLLAGRNYRKSDSLREMVINTTYAKALGFKKPADAINQLIDFQGKQVPIVGVVADFHEQSFHEKISPAFIGYMPRQAKNIGVRLATKGRHMEEVKATLARIEQEWNAVYPDNKFSYSFLDDSIARLYEKEQKTAQLVNTATAIAILISCMGLFGLATFTAEQRTKEIGVRKILGASVASIVGLLSKDFLTLILIALVIASPMAWWATDKWLMDFAYKVSIDWWVFALAGLLAIVIALLTVGFQSIKAALTNPVKSLRSE; this is encoded by the coding sequence ATGCTACGCAACTACCTCAAAATTGCTTTCCGCAACCTGACAAAGCATAAGGTCAGCACGCTTATCAATCTGTTTGGGCTTACGCTGGGAGTAACGGCCTGCCTGGTCATTTACCTCATTACAAACTACGAACTGAGCTACGATACAACGCACCCCAACCGCGACCGGATCTATCGGGTCGTTGGAGAAGCCCAATATGGTGCAGCGGGCGAAAAACATCCGGTCGGTTTTGTTCCCAGCCCGGTGCCGTTGGCCATGCGAACCGAAGTGGCCGGGCTGGAAACGGTAGCAGCTTTTCACAATATAGAATCCGATGTGCTGATCCCCAACGGCAAGGAAAAGCCCACGCGTTTTGAAAGTCGGCGACGAACGGGCGGCACCGCAGACATAATTGTAGCAGAGCCGCAGTATTTCGATATTTTCACGTACCAATGGCTGGCCGGCAATCCAAAAACCGCCATGCAGGAGCCGTTCAAAGTTGTTCTATCAGAACGCAAAGCCCGTACTTACTTTGGCGACATTCCGCTTACCAGCATACTGGGCAGGGAAGTGATCTATCAGGATTCTGTTCACGTGAGTGTATCAGGCATTGTGAAAGACGGGGCTCAGCCCACCGACTTTACCTTCACCGATTTCATATCTTTCCCCACCATCCGGGCCAGTCAGCTCAAGCGGGAAATCAACCTCGACCAATGGAATGACATCTGGTCAGCTTCGCAGGCGTTTGTGAAACTGCCAGCCGGTACGACTCCTGCTCAGTTAGCCACTTCGTTCCGGCAATTCTCGATCAGGCACTTTCAGGGCGAAATGAAATTTATTCCAGCTTTACAGCCACTATCCGACCTCCATTTCAATGCCGATTATGATGACAATTATTCCCGGAAGGCCCATTTACCAACGCTTTATGGCCTGATGGGAGTAGCCGCTTTTATTCTACTGATTGCAGCTATCAATTTTATCAATCTGGCTACGGCGCAGTCTATGCAACGAGCCAAAGAGATTGGCGTACGCAAGGTGTTGGGCAGCAGTCGAAAAAGCCTCATTTTGCAGTTTTTAAGTGAAACGGTCCTGCTCACTTGTGTTGCGGTGATCATTGCCCTGCTCATTGTGAAGCCCATTCTTACGGGCTTAACCTCACTAACCCCAACCGGTCTGTCAGTCAACTTATTAAATCCAAAAACCTTACTTTTTCTGGTAGCCGTTCTGGTCAGTACGTCGTTGCTGGCCGGGTTGTATCCGTCTGTTTTGCTGTCATCCTATGTTCCGGCCCTTACGCTTAAAGGGCAAAACGCCCTGAAGGGAGGACAGAAGGGCTATTTGCGTAAGGGCCTGATCGTATTTCAGTTTACGGTTTCGCTGGCCTTTATTATCGGCACCCTAATGGTCGGGCGGCAGTTGAGTTTCATGCGCCATAAAGACCTCGGTTTTTCGACCGATGCCATCATTGAGGTGAATACGTTACGCGACGACAAAAGTCTGGTTTTGGCCGAACGCATCAAAAAACTGGCCGACGTAGATCGGGTTACGATGCAATGGTTTCCCCCAATGGGCCAGAGTTATATGGTGACTAAGCTCAAATACCGGGGCAGGAAAGAGATCGAAATGGATGTATCGGCCAAGGTGGGCGACGAAAATTTTATCCCGTTGTATCAACTCCGATTGCTGGCTGGCCGGAACTACCGCAAAAGCGATTCGCTTCGGGAAATGGTTATCAATACGACGTATGCCAAAGCACTCGGTTTCAAAAAACCAGCCGACGCGATCAATCAGCTCATTGATTTTCAAGGCAAACAGGTTCCTATCGTGGGTGTTGTCGCCGATTTTCATGAACAGTCGTTTCACGAAAAAATCAGCCCTGCCTTCATCGGGTATATGCCGCGTCAGGCTAAAAACATTGGCGTGAGGCTGGCCACCAAAGGCCGTCACATGGAAGAGGTAAAAGCCACGCTGGCCCGTATCGAACAGGAATGGAATGCTGTGTATCCCGACAACAAGTTCTCGTATTCGTTTCTGGATGACTCCATCGCCCGGCTTTACGAAAAAGAACAAAAAACAGCGCAACTCGTCAACACAGCAACGGCGATTGCCATCCTGATTTCCTGCATGGGTTTATTTGGACTCGCTACTTTCACGGCCGAGCAGCGGACCAAAGAAATTGGCGTTCGGAAAATACTGGGGGCTTCAGTTGCCAGTATCGTTGGGCTGCTTTCCAAAGACTTTCTAACCCTAATTCTGATTGCTCTGGTCATCGCGTCGCCGATGGCCTGGTGGGCTACGGACAAATGGCTAATGGATTTTGCCTACAAAGTGTCTATTGACTGGTGGGTCTTTGCATTGGCAGGTCTGCTGGCCATCGTCATCGCCCTACTAACCGTCGGCTTCCAAAGTATCAAAGCAGCCTTGACGAACCCGGTGAAATCGTTGCGGAGTGAATAG
- a CDS encoding protein of unknown function DUF214 (PFAM: protein of unknown function DUF214~KEGG: cps:CPS_4700 ABC transporter, permease protein) — MLSNHFKIAWRNLVKNKVYSAINIFGLAVGLTTCLLITLYVFDERSYDKHHNHANQLYRVNTKTKEQNWAATAAPTALGLKTDFPEVEQVTRLLKVPNMDKMLLRYTYKNQQKNFFETNGYYVDSTFFELFTYPFKYGNPQTAINRPNTLVVSETLSNKLFGEGNPIGKVIHVGLPFGDFNYTVSGVFSDTHKSHIDAHFFLSMQNGDMGNWVNQQKNWATNNIFYTYIKLKDGVNVQAFEAKLPAFLTRHGAADLKALGVSKELALQPVPDIYLTSDMDNEISANGSLTYLYVFGSIAAFLLLIACINFMNLSTARSEKRAKEVGIRKAMGAIRASLVSQFLGESVLMSIVALFLALGFIQLLLPVFNSFTQKNLSLFQNPVFAVWVAAITILTGLLSGLYPAFYLSSFRPITVLKGKLINSFSATALRKGLVVFQFTVSIVLILGAIVIWRQLSFVQNQHLGFNKSQKIVIPLQSNQAATNYTAFKDEILKNPNVVSAASGSSYPGIKNDNDLLFYAEGKSVHEAVDINFATVENDYVETLGFKLLYGRVFSKNITADSTSIILNEVAIKQLGYDPKTAVGKNIYFEWQNVRHPMQIVGVVRNFNYESLHQAIKPFGLTTTIGNNHQYFIASVQTKEYDKLLADIEKDWKKVNPDTPFSYSFLDQDFQRNYEKEQRTSSIVLYFTLIAIMIACLGLFGLVAFSTEQRMKEIGVRKVLGASVPSIVALLSKEFVRLVLVANLIAVPIGWYGMNQWLHGFAYKVAIEWWLFVLAGLLTLSTALLTVSFQSLKAALMNPVRSLRSE; from the coding sequence ATGCTGAGTAATCATTTTAAAATCGCCTGGCGGAACCTCGTTAAAAACAAGGTGTATTCAGCCATAAACATTTTTGGACTAGCTGTGGGTCTGACAACCTGCCTGCTGATTACCCTGTATGTTTTTGATGAACGTAGTTACGACAAGCACCATAACCACGCGAACCAACTTTATCGGGTAAACACAAAGACGAAAGAGCAAAATTGGGCTGCAACGGCAGCCCCTACTGCTCTGGGCCTAAAAACCGACTTTCCGGAAGTCGAACAGGTTACCCGGTTATTGAAAGTACCTAATATGGACAAGATGCTTTTGCGATACACGTATAAAAACCAGCAAAAGAATTTTTTTGAAACTAATGGCTATTATGTAGACTCCACCTTCTTCGAGCTATTTACCTATCCATTTAAATACGGGAATCCTCAAACCGCCATTAATCGACCGAACACGCTCGTTGTTTCTGAAACCTTATCTAACAAACTTTTCGGCGAAGGAAATCCAATAGGTAAGGTTATTCACGTCGGTTTACCGTTTGGCGATTTTAACTATACCGTTAGTGGGGTATTTAGCGATACTCATAAATCGCACATTGATGCGCATTTCTTCCTGTCGATGCAGAATGGCGATATGGGCAATTGGGTAAACCAGCAAAAAAATTGGGCGACTAATAATATATTCTACACCTATATCAAACTAAAGGATGGGGTTAATGTACAGGCATTTGAAGCAAAACTACCCGCCTTTTTGACTCGGCATGGCGCGGCAGATTTAAAGGCGTTAGGGGTCTCTAAAGAGTTGGCTCTCCAACCCGTACCAGATATTTATTTAACATCTGATATGGACAATGAGATTTCGGCAAATGGTAGCCTGACGTATCTATACGTTTTTGGTTCAATAGCGGCTTTTTTATTGTTGATTGCCTGCATCAACTTCATGAATCTATCAACGGCCCGCTCCGAAAAACGGGCGAAAGAAGTAGGTATCCGAAAGGCAATGGGCGCTATCCGGGCTTCGTTGGTAAGCCAGTTTTTAGGAGAATCCGTGCTCATGTCGATAGTGGCTCTTTTCCTGGCGCTGGGTTTTATCCAACTTCTGCTTCCTGTCTTTAATAGCTTTACGCAAAAGAATTTATCCCTTTTCCAAAATCCAGTTTTTGCCGTATGGGTTGCAGCCATAACAATATTGACGGGGTTATTGTCAGGACTATACCCCGCGTTTTATCTCTCTTCGTTCAGGCCAATTACAGTACTTAAGGGGAAACTTATTAATAGTTTTTCGGCAACAGCACTTCGTAAAGGTCTGGTAGTCTTTCAGTTTACGGTCTCCATCGTTCTGATTTTGGGAGCAATCGTCATCTGGCGTCAATTGTCTTTTGTTCAAAATCAGCATCTGGGTTTCAACAAAAGCCAAAAAATTGTTATACCCCTTCAGAGTAACCAGGCGGCCACCAATTACACCGCATTTAAGGACGAAATCCTCAAGAATCCAAATGTGGTTTCGGCAGCGAGCGGATCTTCTTACCCTGGTATTAAGAATGATAATGACCTTCTTTTCTATGCAGAAGGGAAATCAGTTCATGAAGCAGTGGATATAAATTTTGCAACGGTCGAGAACGACTATGTTGAAACGCTGGGCTTTAAACTCTTGTATGGGCGAGTTTTCTCAAAAAACATCACCGCCGATTCAACGAGTATCATCCTCAATGAGGTAGCCATCAAGCAATTAGGCTATGACCCTAAAACGGCTGTAGGGAAGAATATCTACTTTGAATGGCAGAATGTACGCCACCCTATGCAGATCGTCGGAGTCGTCAGAAATTTCAACTACGAGAGTCTACATCAGGCAATTAAACCGTTTGGGTTAACGACAACGATTGGAAATAACCACCAGTATTTTATTGCCAGTGTGCAAACAAAAGAGTACGATAAACTACTGGCAGACATTGAAAAAGACTGGAAAAAGGTAAATCCAGATACACCTTTTTCATATTCGTTCCTCGACCAGGATTTTCAACGGAATTACGAAAAGGAGCAGCGAACATCCAGCATTGTACTGTATTTCACATTGATAGCCATTATGATTGCCTGCCTGGGCTTGTTTGGGCTGGTTGCTTTTTCAACTGAACAACGTATGAAAGAAATCGGGGTACGCAAGGTACTGGGCGCATCGGTGCCGAGTATTGTGGCGCTGCTCTCTAAAGAGTTTGTACGGCTGGTCCTGGTGGCAAATCTGATTGCTGTGCCCATTGGTTGGTATGGCATGAACCAGTGGTTGCATGGCTTTGCCTACAAAGTTGCGATTGAGTGGTGGTTATTTGTGCTGGCGGGTTTGCTGACACTGAGTACGGCGTTGCTAACGGTGAGTTTCCAAAGCCTCAAAGCCGCATTGATGAATCCGGTGCGCTCACTTCGCTCCGAATAA
- a CDS encoding protein of unknown function DUF214 (PFAM: protein of unknown function DUF214~KEGG: cps:CPS_4700 ABC transporter, permease protein), whose protein sequence is MFQNYLKIALRNLARNKAYSAINIIGLSIGLSAAMLIMLYTKDEVSYDRFHEKNPSIYRITSKSLTPAGIVEQLQPYTGVFPGPKFHESVPEITAFVRYRENHRDMKEGNDIKSQSVHYADTNFFSVFTFPLLSGNPKTALQNPQSVVVSEDVAEKNFGTTNALGKTLFFREGERFEPYTVTGVAKKSPQNSSIKFDVLMPLVIEADEMANNENWFSVFMNTFVLVSPGANLNAVEAKMNRVYVADARESIKIVAKKYGITGKTVYTLQPFTDMHLSKELPASNGLVDESNPTFSYILSGIALFILLIACINFVNLTVARSLKRAKEIGVRKVVGGARTQLIIQFLGESFLLCLVAFLLAIGLIELALPTFNQLANKALALSYLFDVKLVAGYIVLFIVTSLLSGFYPALILSGYNPVQTLYSRFNLSGKNYLQKSLVVLQFTLASFLIIASLTIYSQFNFLTSTALGYDDKSLVVIDKSNLKRSEEKLLKEELLKHQNIIDVAPKNGGFWGTVAKINGETQVNFTYETVNESYLPLFKIPITKGRNFSTAYPSDSSHSVLVNETFVKEAGWKNPIGQVVDFWFRNEKYTVVGVVKDHHYQSLSEKIKPQLFTMKQSNEYGKAFIKIKPGTETASLRHIEKVFKKLFPLNPYSYQFLDQENLKRYESEAKWKQMVLFGAILTIFISCIGLFGLATLSAERRTKEIGIRKVLGASVGSVVQLLSTDFLKLVSLSFIFAFPAAWYAMNEWLNNYPYRVSIGVWMFLATAFIAITIAFLTVGWQSLRAATINPVKSLKAE, encoded by the coding sequence ATGTTCCAGAACTATCTTAAAATTGCTTTACGTAACCTTGCCCGAAACAAGGCATATTCCGCTATTAATATCATTGGGCTAAGCATTGGCCTGTCAGCGGCCATGCTGATCATGCTGTATACCAAAGACGAAGTTAGTTACGACCGGTTTCATGAAAAAAATCCGTCTATTTACCGGATTACCAGCAAATCGCTGACACCCGCCGGTATTGTTGAGCAGTTACAGCCCTATACCGGTGTTTTTCCAGGGCCAAAATTCCACGAGAGCGTCCCGGAAATAACAGCCTTTGTACGGTATCGGGAAAACCATCGGGATATGAAGGAGGGCAATGACATAAAAAGCCAGTCCGTTCATTACGCAGACACGAACTTCTTTTCTGTTTTCACTTTCCCGCTCTTGAGCGGCAACCCGAAAACCGCGCTGCAAAATCCGCAATCGGTTGTCGTATCGGAGGATGTTGCGGAGAAAAACTTCGGGACAACAAACGCCCTGGGCAAAACGCTGTTTTTTAGGGAAGGCGAACGGTTTGAGCCCTATACGGTTACGGGTGTAGCTAAAAAAAGCCCACAAAACTCATCCATCAAATTTGACGTACTCATGCCCCTCGTGATCGAGGCTGACGAGATGGCCAATAATGAAAACTGGTTCAGTGTCTTCATGAATACGTTTGTGCTGGTCAGTCCGGGGGCCAACCTGAATGCAGTAGAGGCAAAGATGAATCGGGTCTATGTGGCCGATGCCCGGGAGAGTATTAAAATTGTTGCTAAAAAGTACGGTATCACGGGCAAAACGGTGTATACGCTTCAGCCCTTTACCGATATGCACCTGAGCAAAGAGCTACCGGCCAGCAATGGACTTGTCGACGAGAGCAACCCCACCTTTTCCTATATTTTATCGGGTATTGCGCTGTTCATCCTCCTAATCGCCTGTATCAATTTTGTCAATCTGACCGTTGCCCGCTCCCTGAAACGGGCCAAGGAAATAGGCGTCAGGAAAGTGGTGGGCGGGGCCAGAACGCAACTGATCATCCAGTTTCTGGGTGAGTCGTTCTTACTTTGTCTTGTTGCTTTCCTGCTGGCTATCGGCCTGATTGAACTGGCCTTACCAACGTTCAATCAACTCGCCAACAAAGCCCTTGCGCTCTCGTATCTGTTTGATGTTAAGTTGGTAGCGGGGTACATTGTCCTGTTCATTGTCACGAGTCTATTGTCCGGTTTTTATCCGGCGCTTATTCTGTCGGGCTACAATCCGGTTCAAACGCTGTATAGCCGCTTCAATTTGTCCGGCAAAAACTACCTGCAAAAATCACTGGTCGTGCTCCAGTTTACGCTGGCCTCTTTTCTGATCATTGCCTCCCTGACCATTTATTCGCAATTCAATTTTCTGACCAGTACGGCATTGGGCTACGACGATAAAAGCCTGGTCGTCATCGACAAGTCGAACCTGAAACGCAGCGAAGAAAAACTACTGAAAGAAGAGCTGCTTAAACATCAGAATATTATTGATGTTGCGCCCAAGAATGGCGGCTTCTGGGGAACAGTGGCGAAAATCAATGGAGAAACGCAGGTGAATTTTACTTACGAGACTGTTAATGAATCCTACCTCCCGCTCTTTAAAATACCGATCACGAAAGGACGCAATTTCTCTACGGCCTACCCATCCGACTCGTCGCATTCGGTGTTGGTCAATGAAACGTTCGTGAAAGAAGCGGGTTGGAAGAATCCCATTGGTCAGGTCGTCGATTTCTGGTTCAGGAACGAAAAATATACCGTCGTTGGCGTCGTGAAAGACCATCATTACCAGTCATTAAGCGAGAAGATTAAGCCGCAACTGTTTACCATGAAACAAAGCAATGAGTACGGTAAGGCCTTTATTAAAATTAAACCGGGTACCGAGACGGCCAGCCTTCGGCATATCGAGAAGGTCTTCAAAAAGCTCTTCCCACTTAATCCCTATTCGTATCAGTTTTTAGATCAGGAAAACCTGAAACGGTACGAGTCGGAAGCAAAGTGGAAGCAGATGGTACTCTTCGGGGCCATTCTCACCATCTTCATTTCGTGCATTGGGCTCTTCGGCCTGGCGACACTCTCAGCCGAGCGTCGTACCAAAGAAATTGGCATTCGGAAGGTGCTGGGTGCATCGGTTGGCAGCGTCGTTCAACTGCTGTCGACGGATTTTCTGAAGCTGGTTTCGCTCTCGTTCATCTTCGCGTTCCCAGCCGCCTGGTATGCCATGAATGAATGGCTCAACAACTACCCTTATCGAGTCAGCATTGGTGTCTGGATGTTTCTGGCTACGGCATTCATAGCCATAACCATTGCCTTTCTGACCGTTGGCTGGCAGTCATTACGAGCCGCCACGATCAATCCGGTCAAGAGTTTGAAAGCGGAATAA
- a CDS encoding transcriptional regulator, PadR-like family (PFAM: transcriptional regulator PadR family protein~KEGG: pmy:Pmen_2227 PadR family transcriptional regulator) encodes MKRTYLGEFEELVLLTVAVLHESAYGVAITDELDRQTGRSVSISAVHAALHRLEEKGMLKSQMGEATAERGGRRKRLFTVTALGSRALHDIRAMRDQLWDSISPTALPAISI; translated from the coding sequence ATGAAACGAACGTACTTGGGTGAGTTTGAAGAACTGGTATTATTGACGGTAGCTGTCCTGCACGAAAGCGCTTATGGGGTTGCTATTACCGACGAGCTGGATCGGCAAACGGGCCGATCGGTGAGCATCAGCGCAGTACACGCAGCCCTGCACCGATTGGAAGAGAAAGGCATGCTCAAGTCGCAGATGGGTGAAGCCACCGCCGAACGGGGCGGCCGACGGAAACGACTGTTTACCGTTACCGCATTGGGTAGCAGGGCACTACACGACATCCGGGCCATGCGCGACCAGTTGTGGGATTCCATTTCTCCAACTGCCTTACCGGCCATCAGTATATGA
- a CDS encoding Cupin 2 conserved barrel domain protein (PFAM: Cupin 2 conserved barrel domain protein~KEGG: hypothetical protein): MNVSIHRVGVALLSLLFFIETTATAQETDASVLAKGAYIEGGLSALQAVVPKGELPGKKLPFYTRSDGGERYLVGGLVVNMMARAADTGDLYEWTVITGGKGAMLPSHTHAQTHEAIMVLDGEVELWLADKHYRLIKGDFASVPPGIPHAFKMMAHHTQLVSMTNGNQMGALYRSLGKPYAGYVQPSDEVPALDQVILKNAERVADVRFDSKPLASGNTERVTNAQLPKSAVPYVLAVGEGDHYTIGNELFGVLCDNATTNNKLLVVTTEGPATQMIIKHYHLKHSEAFFCIDGQLRMIANQSTIDAYPGDFVSVPAGTIHAYQLIKPYTRFMGLLTPGIFELFFRSQKPYSQHVYPQGPGGPPNFSRMAELDLVPLEMPGPPPGAPKH; this comes from the coding sequence ATGAATGTATCCATTCACCGTGTTGGGGTAGCTTTGCTATCCCTTTTATTTTTTATAGAAACCACAGCAACCGCTCAGGAAACCGATGCCTCAGTGCTGGCAAAAGGTGCTTATATTGAAGGAGGCCTTTCTGCCTTACAAGCAGTTGTACCGAAAGGAGAACTCCCAGGTAAGAAACTTCCCTTTTACACCCGTAGTGACGGCGGAGAACGCTATCTGGTTGGTGGTCTGGTAGTCAACATGATGGCCCGGGCCGCCGATACGGGCGACTTATATGAATGGACCGTTATCACGGGCGGAAAAGGCGCTATGTTACCCTCGCATACGCATGCACAAACCCACGAAGCCATTATGGTGCTCGATGGCGAAGTTGAACTGTGGCTGGCCGATAAGCACTACCGCCTGATTAAAGGCGATTTTGCCAGCGTTCCGCCCGGCATCCCGCATGCCTTTAAGATGATGGCGCACCACACCCAGTTGGTATCAATGACCAATGGGAATCAAATGGGGGCCCTTTACCGGTCTTTGGGAAAACCTTACGCAGGCTACGTTCAGCCATCGGATGAGGTCCCCGCGCTGGATCAGGTTATTCTCAAGAATGCTGAACGTGTAGCTGATGTGCGTTTCGACAGTAAGCCGTTGGCAAGCGGTAACACCGAGCGTGTTACAAACGCCCAATTGCCTAAATCAGCGGTGCCCTACGTACTAGCCGTCGGCGAAGGAGACCACTATACCATTGGTAATGAACTATTCGGGGTACTTTGTGATAATGCCACGACGAATAATAAACTTCTGGTTGTTACCACCGAGGGGCCAGCTACCCAAATGATTATCAAACATTATCACTTGAAACACTCTGAGGCATTTTTCTGTATTGATGGACAACTGCGTATGATAGCCAATCAGTCGACCATCGACGCCTATCCAGGAGATTTTGTATCCGTTCCGGCCGGAACGATTCATGCCTATCAGCTTATAAAGCCCTATACCCGTTTTATGGGTTTACTGACACCGGGTATTTTTGAGCTATTTTTTCGGTCCCAGAAACCATATTCGCAGCACGTCTACCCACAGGGGCCGGGCGGTCCTCCTAATTTCAGCCGGATGGCCGAACTTGATCTGGTGCCGCTCGAAATGCCGGGCCCGCCACCGGGAGCGCCGAAGCATTAA
- a CDS encoding N-(5'phosphoribosyl)anthranilate isomerase (PRAI) (PFAM: N-(5'phosphoribosyl)anthranilate isomerase (PRAI)~KEGG: nwi:Nwi_0056 N-(5'- phosphoribosyl)anthranilate isomerase), whose amino-acid sequence MALKTLVKISNVTNLSDARYCAGMGVDMLGFSMDADSPDYVDPKKFGEIRGWVAGVQIVGETTSTDPEIIEQLLSTYQPDLLQVDEAALLPYLSTLTKSENDLRFILRVDVAQLTFDQLDTLLQTGASNADYVLLESKGPMHLDTDVKELLKRQASRYPILLGTGISAENVHQLLADLSVRGIALSGGVEEQPGNKEFGELMDILEAIEEE is encoded by the coding sequence ATGGCCCTTAAAACGCTGGTTAAAATTTCGAACGTTACGAACCTCAGCGATGCCCGCTACTGTGCGGGTATGGGTGTTGATATGCTCGGCTTTTCCATGGATGCTGACTCGCCGGACTACGTTGATCCGAAAAAATTTGGCGAGATACGGGGTTGGGTGGCTGGCGTACAGATCGTCGGCGAGACCACATCGACCGATCCTGAAATAATCGAACAATTGCTAAGCACCTACCAGCCCGATCTGTTGCAGGTCGATGAGGCTGCTTTGTTGCCATACTTGAGCACATTGACTAAATCGGAGAACGACCTTCGGTTCATCTTACGGGTAGATGTCGCTCAACTTACCTTCGACCAACTCGATACGCTTTTACAGACGGGGGCGTCCAATGCCGATTATGTGTTGCTGGAAAGTAAAGGCCCTATGCACCTGGATACGGACGTTAAAGAACTGCTGAAACGTCAGGCCTCTCGTTATCCAATCCTGTTAGGTACCGGTATATCCGCCGAAAACGTCCACCAGTTGCTCGCCGATCTATCTGTCAGAGGCATTGCTTTAAGCGGAGGTGTCGAAGAGCAACCCGGCAACAAAGAGTTCGGCGAGTTAATGGATATCCTGGAAGCGATAGAGGAGGAGTGA
- a CDS encoding phage shock protein C, PspC (PFAM: PspC domain protein~KEGG: cbc:CbuK_0644 stress-responsive transcriptional regulator) encodes MNKRLERIADQAQIGGVCAGLADYFGIDRTLVRVLFVVGIFLPHFPAFIIYVILWIALPERRFAGSAAQSTIYANPVFSMNPYNPNKPASPDRSLVGGAVLILLGIMFLIDRYFDVSFGDLWPFILIAIGLWLIFRDRIKTPFDNNQNDPYKSDPYKSDPTPNDPNNGTL; translated from the coding sequence ATGAACAAGAGATTAGAACGTATAGCAGACCAGGCCCAGATCGGGGGCGTCTGCGCTGGTTTAGCCGACTATTTTGGAATTGATCGCACCTTGGTGCGCGTGCTTTTTGTGGTTGGGATTTTTCTGCCTCATTTCCCGGCTTTCATCATTTATGTTATCTTGTGGATCGCATTACCAGAACGTCGTTTCGCGGGTTCTGCGGCTCAATCAACTATTTACGCAAACCCTGTTTTCTCCATGAATCCTTACAATCCTAATAAACCTGCATCACCCGACCGTAGCCTGGTTGGTGGAGCTGTCCTGATTTTACTCGGTATCATGTTCCTGATAGATCGCTATTTCGATGTCAGTTTCGGCGATCTGTGGCCGTTTATTCTGATAGCCATTGGTCTATGGCTGATCTTCCGGGACCGGATCAAAACTCCGTTCGACAACAATCAGAACGATCCCTACAAAAGTGATCCCTATAAGAGTGATCCAACCCCAAACGACCCCAATAACGGAACACTATAA